A single window of Ferrimicrobium sp. DNA harbors:
- a CDS encoding flagellar biosynthetic protein FliO — protein MGSIVTALLALGAVIALIVGMGKVAKRRRIGMVGAERGHGPLKVTQRVALGQKANIFVLDAGEKRLLIGVSGTQLQLLGELGVELTPEEPVEVLDLSMIEDPERELLATWGRTNGDIWHGRQKESVVAGIRRLLGGQQS, from the coding sequence ATGGGGTCGATTGTTACCGCGTTGCTGGCCCTTGGGGCTGTCATTGCCCTCATCGTTGGTATGGGTAAGGTTGCCAAACGCCGACGGATTGGGATGGTGGGTGCTGAACGAGGGCACGGACCACTCAAGGTGACCCAACGGGTCGCTCTCGGTCAGAAGGCGAACATCTTTGTACTCGATGCAGGGGAGAAGCGCCTGCTCATTGGGGTCTCTGGCACACAGCTTCAACTTCTCGGAGAGCTTGGCGTGGAGCTCACCCCTGAGGAGCCGGTCGAAGTCTTGGATCTTTCAATGATTGAAGATCCGGAGCGCGAACTGCTGGCGACCTGGGGCAGGACGAATGGCGATATCTGGCATGGACGGCAGAAGGAGAGCGTAGTGGCTGGCATTCGCCGGCTACTCGGCGGACAACAGAGTTAG
- a CDS encoding flagellar biosynthetic protein FliQ: protein MNDGPVLQIAGQTLYLAAKLAGPVLAGALAIGLVVAFIQTLTQIQEATLSFLPKLVVIALIIFLAGHWMLSQLDGFTIQMYREIPSLVSSL, encoded by the coding sequence ATGAATGATGGACCTGTTCTCCAGATCGCCGGCCAAACCCTCTATCTCGCCGCCAAGCTCGCCGGACCGGTCTTGGCTGGAGCCCTAGCGATTGGCCTCGTTGTGGCCTTTATCCAGACGCTTACCCAAATTCAAGAGGCGACCTTGAGCTTTCTTCCAAAGCTTGTCGTGATTGCACTCATCATCTTCCTTGCTGGTCATTGGATGCTCTCTCAACTCGATGGGTTTACGATTCAGATGTACCGAGAGATTCCTTCCTTGGTGAGTTCTCTTTGA
- the fliP gene encoding flagellar type III secretion system pore protein FliP (The bacterial flagellar biogenesis protein FliP forms a type III secretion system (T3SS)-type pore required for flagellar assembly.), translated as MGSATLGTALLGAVGPATKLPSLNISLHGASGPSESLIIILVLTLLSVAPSLLILLTGFVQIVVVLSITRNALGLTATPPNQVLAGLALFLAIFIMAPTIKIVDHVAVQPYLHGQINAVQAYDRAQTPIKEWMLSNTRTQELELFAKVNHQGTVAPTKVSMDAVIPAFLLSELHSAFIIGFVIFLPFLVIDLVVSSILMSLGMMMLPPTLVSLPFKLLLFVMVDGWTLVVHALLVSMK; from the coding sequence ATGGGCTCTGCTACTCTCGGGACGGCACTACTTGGGGCCGTCGGGCCGGCGACGAAGTTGCCGAGCCTGAACATCAGCTTGCACGGTGCCTCAGGGCCGAGTGAATCGCTGATCATTATCTTGGTGCTCACCCTGTTGTCGGTTGCACCATCTCTCCTTATCCTGTTGACGGGATTCGTCCAGATCGTGGTGGTGCTCTCGATCACGCGAAATGCACTTGGGCTTACCGCGACACCCCCAAACCAGGTGCTGGCGGGACTTGCTCTCTTTCTTGCGATCTTCATCATGGCACCGACCATCAAAATCGTCGATCATGTGGCGGTCCAACCCTATCTGCACGGACAGATCAATGCGGTGCAGGCCTATGATCGGGCGCAGACCCCGATCAAGGAGTGGATGCTCTCCAATACCAGGACCCAAGAGCTTGAGCTCTTCGCAAAGGTGAATCATCAAGGCACGGTCGCACCCACGAAAGTTTCGATGGATGCGGTGATACCCGCCTTCTTACTCTCGGAGTTGCATTCGGCCTTCATCATCGGCTTTGTGATCTTTCTGCCTTTTCTCGTGATCGATCTCGTGGTGTCGTCGATCCTGATGAGTTTGGGCATGATGATGTTGCCACCAACGCTGGTATCACTTCCCTTCAAGCTGTTACTTTTTGTCATGGTCGATGGCTGGACACTTGTGGTGCATGCGTTGTTAGTGAGTATGAAATGA
- a CDS encoding flagellar biosynthesis protein FlhA, producing the protein MESARMRRLALAVPIGIAVIVVMLVVPIPSQLLDILITANITFALVVLGVSLRVTDPLEFAAFPSVLLIATMFRLALNVSATRLVLLHAYAGSVIESFGHFVVGGSVIVGLVVFAILFIIQFVVITSGAGRVAEVGARFTLDAMPGKQMAIDADLNAGHIDEAEARRRRARISKEADFYGAMDGASKFIKGDAIAAAVITVINLIGGFIVGVVQHHLSISQSIDTYSLLSVGDGLVSQIPALLLSIATGLVVTRTSNDSDFGLDLLQQLLKQSVALQIAGGIIGTLGLLPGLPKLPFLLVGGTVFVIGWRVSKTPERDEEATAEALTQVAAPETAQDVVGVEILELELGFELLDVVDPAKGGDLLERVKGLRRKLAGELGFVLPPVRTHDNLDIGPTEYVIKIAEMEISRGKVPRDRVLAIGDNLDALPGEATVDPVFGLRARWIPPDYKTQAQVLGATVVDRSSVIVTHLSEVVQHHAGALLTRQQTKEMLDALKRVAPVVVDELNTAQVAMGDIQRVLRELLDERVPVRNLPAIVEAIVDKYRTSKEPDALLDAAREALGGAISSTFAQDGMLAVVYLSSQLEMRFAESLVTVDGRRVLGIGMEEIVRLREEIRAAKLRAEMEGHEPVLVCMPAIRKALFQTLRSGDAAIPVLAVRELAPSLKLIQIGVIGDVEPATV; encoded by the coding sequence ATGGAGAGTGCCCGTATGCGCCGATTGGCGCTCGCGGTACCGATTGGCATCGCCGTGATTGTGGTGATGTTAGTCGTTCCAATTCCTTCACAGTTGCTTGATATTCTTATCACTGCCAACATCACCTTTGCCTTAGTTGTCCTCGGGGTCTCCTTGCGAGTGACCGATCCCTTGGAGTTTGCAGCCTTCCCCTCAGTGCTCTTGATCGCCACCATGTTTCGATTGGCACTCAACGTCTCGGCGACCCGATTGGTGCTGTTGCATGCCTATGCCGGATCCGTGATCGAGAGCTTTGGCCACTTTGTGGTCGGCGGATCGGTCATCGTCGGTCTCGTCGTCTTCGCCATTTTGTTCATCATCCAGTTTGTCGTCATCACCTCTGGTGCTGGACGTGTTGCTGAAGTGGGTGCTCGCTTTACGTTGGATGCGATGCCGGGTAAGCAGATGGCTATCGATGCCGACCTCAATGCGGGTCATATCGATGAGGCTGAGGCTCGGCGACGACGCGCGCGCATCTCGAAGGAGGCTGACTTCTACGGTGCGATGGACGGCGCTTCAAAGTTCATCAAGGGTGATGCCATTGCCGCAGCGGTGATCACCGTGATCAACCTCATCGGTGGCTTCATCGTCGGGGTAGTCCAGCATCATCTCTCGATCAGCCAGTCGATCGACACCTACTCTTTGCTCTCCGTCGGTGACGGTCTCGTCAGCCAGATCCCCGCGCTGCTCCTGTCGATTGCAACCGGTCTGGTCGTGACCCGAACCTCGAATGACTCAGACTTTGGCCTCGACCTCTTACAACAGCTCTTGAAGCAGTCCGTAGCCCTCCAGATCGCCGGTGGTATTATCGGCACTCTTGGTTTGCTGCCGGGCTTGCCCAAGCTCCCGTTCCTACTCGTTGGTGGTACCGTCTTTGTGATTGGGTGGCGAGTCTCGAAGACTCCTGAGCGAGACGAAGAGGCGACAGCCGAGGCGCTGACCCAGGTCGCTGCTCCCGAGACTGCCCAGGACGTGGTTGGTGTGGAGATTCTCGAACTCGAGTTGGGCTTTGAACTCCTCGATGTGGTGGATCCAGCAAAGGGTGGCGATCTCCTCGAGCGGGTCAAGGGGTTGCGCCGCAAGCTGGCCGGAGAACTGGGCTTCGTGCTCCCACCGGTGCGAACGCACGATAATTTGGATATCGGTCCCACCGAGTACGTGATCAAAATCGCAGAGATGGAGATCAGCCGCGGAAAAGTCCCTCGTGATCGCGTACTCGCGATCGGTGATAATCTCGATGCATTACCCGGTGAGGCGACCGTCGATCCTGTCTTTGGCCTACGAGCTCGTTGGATCCCACCAGACTACAAGACCCAGGCACAAGTACTCGGAGCTACCGTGGTGGATCGCTCTTCGGTGATCGTCACCCATCTCTCAGAGGTTGTCCAGCATCATGCAGGTGCGTTACTCACTCGGCAGCAAACCAAAGAGATGCTCGATGCCCTCAAGCGAGTTGCTCCCGTGGTGGTTGACGAACTCAACACCGCTCAGGTGGCAATGGGTGACATTCAGCGAGTCTTGCGAGAACTGCTTGACGAACGCGTTCCGGTGAGAAACCTGCCGGCGATTGTTGAGGCGATTGTCGATAAGTACCGCACCTCCAAGGAGCCAGATGCGCTTCTCGATGCGGCGAGAGAAGCGCTCGGCGGGGCCATCTCATCGACTTTTGCCCAGGATGGGATGTTAGCAGTTGTGTACCTCTCGTCACAGCTCGAGATGCGCTTCGCCGAGAGCCTGGTGACCGTAGATGGTCGCCGGGTGTTAGGTATCGGCATGGAAGAGATCGTTCGCCTTCGAGAAGAGATCCGGGCGGCCAAGCTACGGGCTGAGATGGAGGGCCATGAGCCAGTACTCGTTTGCATGCCCGCTATTCGTAAAGCACTCTTCCAGACCCTTCGCTCGGGTGATGCAGCGATTCCAGTGTTGGCCGTGAGGGAGCTTGCTCCTTCGCTTAAGTTGATTCAGATAGGAGTGATTGGTGATGTCGAACCAGCTACGGTTTAA
- a CDS encoding EscU/YscU/HrcU family type III secretion system export apparatus switch protein: protein MPKNEGTEQPTAQKLQKAKKEGTVARSAELATWLVILAFSLAAPLMFHLVEAKIVAFGHLALDGGASITAGMALRRLEAGLETVGELAIIVATPVAVFVALINIAQVGIRFVPKKITPTFTHFSPKQNLSRIFSTTPAIEAAKSLVKLLIVVVVSTLLLLGGVDALTSASVAPLAVAAQVAAMSLELVRLTGVLGLAIALIDYGRSRQQVRKQLLMTRQEVKDEIKQYEGDMQTKGRRRRVARELSRRRMIANVALADVVVANPTHVAVALKYEPATHRAPIVLAKGSEYIAATIRERARVAGVPIVIDPPLARALNIAVPVGESIPGSLFLVVARLLAFVYQLSTTARYYESTHQSNLDEIPEEILERVLTELAT from the coding sequence GTGCCAAAGAATGAGGGTACCGAACAGCCAACGGCACAGAAGCTACAAAAAGCCAAGAAGGAGGGGACGGTCGCGCGTTCAGCCGAGCTAGCAACGTGGTTGGTGATCCTCGCCTTTTCGTTGGCCGCACCGTTGATGTTTCATCTCGTGGAGGCAAAGATCGTCGCCTTTGGTCACCTTGCGCTCGATGGAGGTGCGTCAATTACCGCTGGAATGGCCCTGCGTCGGCTCGAGGCGGGACTCGAGACCGTGGGAGAGCTTGCGATTATTGTCGCGACGCCAGTCGCAGTTTTTGTGGCACTTATCAACATCGCGCAGGTGGGAATACGCTTTGTGCCCAAGAAGATCACACCAACCTTTACCCATTTTTCGCCGAAGCAGAACCTTTCACGCATCTTCTCCACCACCCCGGCGATTGAGGCGGCGAAGTCGCTCGTGAAGTTGTTGATCGTGGTGGTGGTCTCGACGCTCCTGTTGTTGGGGGGTGTCGATGCCTTGACATCAGCGTCAGTTGCGCCACTCGCGGTCGCCGCACAGGTCGCCGCCATGAGTCTGGAACTGGTACGACTCACCGGGGTTTTGGGACTCGCCATTGCACTGATTGACTACGGTCGTTCTCGGCAGCAAGTGCGCAAGCAGCTGCTGATGACCCGCCAGGAGGTGAAAGACGAGATCAAGCAGTATGAAGGGGATATGCAGACCAAAGGGAGGCGTCGGCGAGTCGCTCGGGAGCTCTCCAGACGGCGCATGATCGCTAACGTCGCCCTCGCTGACGTGGTAGTAGCGAATCCTACCCACGTCGCGGTTGCGCTCAAGTATGAGCCAGCGACCCATCGTGCACCTATCGTGTTGGCTAAGGGCTCGGAGTATATCGCTGCCACCATTCGAGAGCGGGCCCGGGTGGCAGGGGTACCAATCGTCATCGACCCCCCTTTGGCACGCGCGCTCAATATCGCGGTTCCTGTTGGAGAGTCGATCCCCGGCTCTCTGTTCTTGGTCGTGGCTCGTCTCCTGGCCTTTGTCTACCAGCTCTCGACGACCGCGCGGTACTACGAGTCCACCCATCAGTCCAATTTAGATGAGATCCCAGAGGAGATCCTTGAGCGAGTTCTCACCGAACTCGCCACCTAG
- a CDS encoding flagellar biosynthetic protein FliR — translation MQVAFDAHWLIGYLLAFSRSMGFILVAFPFAMPVVPISARVAIAVAFGLGTESPLVRGMALPTTTGGLIGTTAEQLLIGAALGFFAMLFVSLGESAGGLVGLFGGFSTPPALDPLSLNETPVTGEFYNLMWIVLFFVSGADVVVIHGYFASFGTPNLFHLSFTLGILVKSVTILFVSSLEVASPILAVMFFSQIVVGVLTKVAPQLYALTFIFPLQILLSFILMVVAVPLLPHLFDASIRDLLAAERDLLGG, via the coding sequence ATGCAGGTAGCCTTCGACGCGCATTGGCTGATCGGGTATCTCCTGGCGTTCAGCCGTTCGATGGGTTTTATTCTGGTGGCCTTTCCGTTCGCGATGCCGGTGGTTCCGATCTCGGCGCGGGTGGCGATCGCTGTCGCCTTTGGCCTTGGAACCGAGTCGCCGCTTGTTCGGGGCATGGCACTGCCGACGACGACGGGTGGCTTGATCGGAACCACCGCTGAACAACTACTCATTGGAGCGGCGCTCGGCTTCTTCGCTATGTTGTTTGTCTCTCTTGGGGAGTCGGCGGGCGGGTTGGTAGGTCTTTTCGGTGGCTTCTCGACTCCACCAGCGCTCGACCCGCTATCGCTGAATGAGACGCCGGTGACTGGCGAGTTCTACAACCTGATGTGGATCGTCCTGTTCTTCGTCTCAGGGGCCGATGTGGTGGTGATCCATGGATACTTCGCCAGTTTTGGGACACCGAATCTCTTCCATCTCTCCTTCACGCTCGGCATCTTAGTCAAGTCGGTGACGATTCTCTTTGTCTCCTCGCTCGAAGTAGCCTCGCCGATCCTTGCGGTGATGTTTTTCTCTCAGATCGTCGTCGGTGTCCTCACCAAGGTCGCTCCCCAGCTCTATGCATTGACCTTCATCTTCCCACTCCAGATTCTTCTGTCGTTCATCCTGATGGTGGTCGCGGTGCCCCTCTTACCACATCTCTTTGATGCCTCGATCCGCGACCTCTTAGCGGCAGAGCGGGACCTCTTGGGAGGTTAA